One Streptomyces fagopyri DNA window includes the following coding sequences:
- a CDS encoding levansucrase has translation MTERRFEEAGEEREPSDPAAYLAALEGRLVADGCSTRWEDWAGGPVLVGRRSDFRLRWMATKLHLFTVGAVVPEITVPVVEGFTEQVMKYAKDTKSGLPVGLQNGVGAFPVLIGDRVDPAAVAWAEERQRVKFACMTRPVVVDSTRSYVGMYRGRPVLGRVYASHFIEKGSRYFDGR, from the coding sequence ATGACTGAACGCAGGTTCGAAGAGGCCGGGGAAGAACGGGAACCGTCGGACCCGGCGGCCTACCTCGCCGCCCTGGAGGGCCGGCTCGTGGCGGACGGCTGCTCCACCCGGTGGGAGGACTGGGCCGGGGGCCCCGTCCTGGTGGGGCGGCGGAGCGACTTCCGGCTGCGCTGGATGGCGACGAAGCTGCATCTCTTCACCGTGGGGGCGGTCGTCCCGGAGATCACCGTTCCGGTCGTCGAGGGCTTCACCGAGCAGGTGATGAAGTACGCCAAGGACACCAAGAGCGGGCTCCCCGTAGGGCTGCAGAACGGGGTCGGCGCCTTCCCCGTCCTGATCGGGGACCGCGTCGATCCGGCCGCCGTGGCCTGGGCCGAGGAGCGGCAGCGGGTGAAGTTCGCCTGCATGACGCGGCCCGTCGTCGTCGACAGCACGCGGTCGTACGTGGGGATGTACCGCGGCAGGCCCGTCCTCGGGCGCGTCTACGCCTCGCACTTCATCGAGAAGGGCTCGCGGTACTTCGACGGCCGGTGA
- a CDS encoding GlxA family transcriptional regulator, with product MHTVAVLALDQVVPFDLSAPIDAFGRARLPDGRAAYRIRVCSVEAGREVDAGPFTLRAPYGLEALAEADTIILPGTENPTAPLPPGVAEALRAAAANGTRIASICVGAFILAATGLLDGLRATTHWIAAGELAALHPAVSVDPNVLYVDNGQFLTSAGAAAALDMCLHMIRRDHGSAVAADAARLSVMPLEREGGQAQFIVHTQPPVPAGTTMEPLLGWLEENADRDLTLEDIAARAGTSTRTLNRRFREQTGTTPLQWLHRARVRRAQYLLETTTYPVERIASQAGFGSPTAFRERFKRVVGTSPYAYRRAFQGAGREPAPVTAAP from the coding sequence ATGCACACCGTTGCCGTACTGGCGCTCGACCAGGTCGTCCCGTTCGACCTCTCCGCCCCGATCGACGCCTTCGGCCGGGCGCGCCTGCCGGACGGCCGGGCGGCCTACCGGATCAGGGTCTGTTCGGTCGAGGCGGGCCGGGAGGTCGACGCGGGCCCGTTCACGCTGCGCGCCCCGTACGGCCTGGAGGCGCTGGCCGAGGCGGACACGATCATCCTGCCGGGGACCGAGAACCCCACCGCGCCGCTCCCGCCGGGGGTGGCCGAGGCGCTGCGCGCGGCGGCCGCGAACGGCACCCGGATCGCCTCGATCTGTGTCGGCGCCTTCATCCTCGCCGCCACCGGCCTGCTGGACGGACTGCGCGCGACCACCCACTGGATCGCGGCCGGTGAACTGGCGGCCCTGCACCCCGCCGTGAGCGTCGACCCGAACGTCCTCTACGTCGACAACGGCCAGTTCCTCACCTCGGCGGGCGCGGCCGCGGCCCTTGACATGTGCCTGCACATGATCCGCCGGGACCACGGTTCGGCGGTCGCCGCGGACGCCGCCCGCCTGTCGGTCATGCCACTCGAACGGGAGGGAGGACAGGCCCAGTTCATCGTCCACACGCAGCCGCCGGTACCGGCGGGCACGACGATGGAGCCGCTGCTCGGCTGGCTGGAGGAGAACGCGGACCGGGACCTGACCCTGGAGGACATCGCCGCCCGGGCCGGCACGAGCACCCGTACCCTCAACCGCCGCTTCCGCGAACAGACCGGCACGACCCCGCTCCAGTGGCTGCACCGGGCCCGGGTCCGCCGCGCCCAGTACCTCCTGGAGACGACCACGTATCCGGTCGAACGCATCGCGTCCCAGGCGGGCTTCGGCTCCCCGACGGCGTTCCGCGAACGCTTCAAGAGGGTCGTGGGGACGAGCCCGTACGCGTACCGGCGGGCATTCCAGGGGGCGGGACGAGAACCGGCGCCGGTCACGGCGGCCCCGTAG
- a CDS encoding DUF397 domain-containing protein, whose amino-acid sequence MSVSLQPASEPAWFKSSYSGGNTTECVEASFKPSAVLIRDSKHTGGPIVAVSTAVWHAFIRHVPERGATEPTK is encoded by the coding sequence ATGTCCGTCAGCCTCCAGCCCGCTTCCGAGCCTGCCTGGTTCAAGTCGTCGTACAGCGGCGGTAACACGACCGAGTGCGTGGAAGCGTCTTTCAAGCCGAGCGCTGTCCTCATACGGGACTCCAAACACACGGGTGGCCCCATCGTCGCGGTTTCAACCGCCGTATGGCACGCCTTCATACGCCACGTGCCCGAACGAGGAGCAACGGAACCAACGAAGTGA
- a CDS encoding helix-turn-helix domain-containing protein, translating into MAERTTTRRRQLGAMMRKLRTRKGLTLEEAGQAVGVSKATVSRYETQSGPVKWIVVDALCRHYGATDAERMAVVGLAKNAKQQGWWSSFADSIPESMNLLLTLEDEAVRESHFSCVYVPGLLQTRAYSTALQKANEVPLEPAEIERLVDIRMRRQEILARSKPLQLWAILDESVIRRVVGSPQAMREQLDRLLEASESRHITLQVLPFSKGAHAAALGSFVIIGGVEPTLDVAYVDFHTGSLFLEKDEELERYRLAFEYLRAQALDMEASSAMIDRARKEL; encoded by the coding sequence ATGGCCGAACGAACCACCACCCGGCGACGCCAACTGGGCGCGATGATGCGCAAGTTGCGCACACGCAAGGGCCTGACCCTTGAAGAGGCCGGGCAGGCTGTCGGCGTGTCCAAGGCGACAGTGAGCCGTTATGAGACTCAGTCCGGGCCGGTCAAATGGATCGTTGTCGACGCGCTGTGCCGTCACTACGGAGCAACTGACGCTGAACGTATGGCCGTTGTCGGACTGGCCAAGAACGCCAAGCAGCAAGGCTGGTGGAGTTCATTCGCCGACTCGATCCCCGAGAGCATGAATCTGCTGCTCACGCTTGAGGACGAGGCTGTACGCGAGAGTCACTTTTCCTGCGTCTACGTTCCCGGCCTCCTGCAGACGCGCGCGTACAGCACCGCATTGCAAAAGGCGAACGAAGTGCCCCTGGAGCCAGCCGAGATCGAGCGTCTGGTCGATATCCGCATGCGACGGCAGGAGATCCTCGCCCGATCGAAGCCGTTGCAGCTGTGGGCGATCCTCGACGAGTCCGTTATCCGCCGGGTAGTCGGGTCGCCGCAGGCCATGAGGGAACAGCTCGACCGCCTGCTAGAAGCGAGCGAGTCACGGCACATAACGCTGCAAGTGCTGCCCTTCTCAAAGGGAGCTCATGCCGCCGCGCTCGGAAGCTTCGTGATCATCGGTGGCGTCGAACCGACACTCGACGTCGCGTACGTGGACTTCCATACAGGTTCCCTGTTCCTGGAAAAGGACGAGGAACTGGAGCGATACAGGCTTGCGTTCGAGTACCTGCGCGCGCAAGCGTTGGACATGGAGGCGTCCTCCGCCATGATCGATCGCGCCCGCAAGGAGTTGTGA
- a CDS encoding ATP-binding protein, translated as MSGCEVTEPRLRSVLPFEAAPAEVRLLRRAAASQLDRWGMSTAAGEAELLVTELATNVVKHVGEGASATLVIELRGERLRLEVHDKSRVLPSPNAADCYSECGRGLHLLAALAVDWGTVLTAAGKAVWCEILISPGRACRRMGRAVEALESYQGSRREARLQGSGSHIGLEESAVGLIADLLHWTAARGLDPDDILDRAQMQYEAEADAA; from the coding sequence ATGTCCGGCTGTGAAGTCACCGAACCCCGGCTCCGTTCTGTGCTGCCCTTTGAGGCTGCTCCGGCAGAAGTGCGCCTCCTCAGGAGGGCCGCTGCGTCACAGCTGGACCGATGGGGCATGTCGACGGCCGCCGGCGAGGCGGAACTGCTCGTTACCGAGCTGGCGACCAACGTGGTCAAGCATGTCGGCGAAGGCGCCTCGGCGACTCTGGTCATTGAGTTGCGCGGCGAGCGGCTGCGTCTCGAAGTGCACGACAAGAGCCGGGTCCTGCCGTCACCGAATGCGGCGGACTGTTACTCGGAGTGCGGTCGGGGCCTGCATCTGCTCGCGGCGTTAGCGGTGGATTGGGGCACGGTGTTGACCGCGGCAGGCAAGGCGGTTTGGTGCGAGATCTTGATCAGTCCCGGCCGGGCGTGCCGACGCATGGGGCGTGCTGTCGAAGCGCTGGAGAGCTACCAGGGCTCCAGGCGAGAGGCTCGGCTTCAGGGGAGTGGGAGCCATATCGGTCTTGAGGAGTCAGCGGTGGGGCTGATCGCGGATCTGCTCCACTGGACCGCTGCCCGCGGCCTTGACCCGGACGACATTCTCGATCGCGCGCAGATGCAATACGAAGCTGAAGCGGACGCCGCCTAG
- a CDS encoding HNH endonuclease → MARIDWTRDELVLACALVAENEWRELRTTDQQVQDLSQLLSRLPLHDGAAADPKFRPPGSVSLKAGNIVTARAEYRGAPMKSGRLTSEVVADFTDRPDQMLATAKAVRAGMASAEIIGTPAPEGEADAAREGQLLTRWALHRERSRPLRDRKIRAVLEEGGTLHCEVCSFDFSTAYGELGAGYIEVHHRLPLHISGVTETRIADLALLCADCHLMCHKSFPGESWRTPADLRRQMRKSD, encoded by the coding sequence GTGGCGAGAATCGACTGGACTCGGGACGAGCTGGTGCTGGCCTGCGCGCTCGTTGCCGAAAACGAATGGCGAGAGCTTCGGACAACCGACCAGCAGGTGCAGGACCTGTCCCAGCTCCTCAGCCGACTGCCGCTGCACGATGGCGCGGCGGCGGATCCGAAGTTCCGCCCCCCGGGCAGCGTCAGCCTGAAGGCGGGCAACATCGTGACAGCCAGGGCCGAATACCGCGGGGCCCCCATGAAGAGCGGCCGACTGACTAGTGAGGTGGTGGCCGACTTCACAGACCGTCCCGACCAGATGCTTGCCACCGCCAAGGCCGTGCGTGCGGGTATGGCGTCGGCCGAGATCATCGGCACCCCGGCCCCGGAAGGCGAAGCGGACGCGGCACGCGAGGGGCAGCTCCTCACGCGCTGGGCCCTCCACCGTGAACGGAGCAGGCCTCTGCGCGACCGGAAGATCCGGGCGGTCCTGGAGGAGGGCGGCACTCTGCACTGTGAAGTGTGCTCGTTCGACTTCAGCACTGCCTATGGCGAGCTGGGAGCCGGGTACATCGAGGTCCACCACAGGCTGCCTCTCCACATATCGGGTGTGACGGAGACCCGGATCGCAGATCTTGCCCTGCTGTGCGCGGACTGCCACCTCATGTGCCACAAAAGCTTCCCTGGAGAATCCTGGCGCACCCCTGCCGACCTTCGAAGGCAGATGCGGAAGTCTGATTGA